In Bythopirellula goksoeyrii, a single window of DNA contains:
- a CDS encoding transglutaminase family protein, with protein MRTPIYCRPAAHQLFEAEIANLDTGAGLFRAAFAIALHERPEARIVEAETVVEQLATTVQRRVHSNSKEALLAHLHDVLFDVFGLRGNTDDYYNPANSYLPDVLHSHKGLPITLVLIYKRVAELVGLTVYGINSPGHFMAEVESAEGVSGRSMVVDPFFGGSVLTVQEAKERIEQTAGRPLVVSTEWLPRATHQQWLARMLVNLLSVFTATGQERNMLAMQELLGLLEK; from the coding sequence ATGCGAACTCCCATCTATTGCCGACCTGCCGCCCATCAGCTCTTTGAGGCGGAAATTGCAAATCTCGATACCGGGGCCGGGCTTTTTCGAGCGGCATTTGCGATTGCCCTCCATGAACGGCCCGAGGCACGAATTGTGGAAGCTGAAACGGTCGTTGAGCAACTTGCGACAACTGTACAGCGGCGAGTCCACTCCAATTCAAAGGAAGCCTTGTTGGCTCACCTACACGATGTGCTATTCGATGTGTTCGGTCTTCGAGGAAATACGGACGACTATTACAATCCGGCCAACAGTTACTTGCCCGACGTATTGCATTCCCATAAAGGGCTACCCATCACATTGGTGCTTATCTACAAACGTGTTGCTGAACTTGTAGGCCTTACCGTGTACGGCATCAATTCACCAGGTCATTTCATGGCAGAAGTGGAATCTGCAGAGGGTGTGTCTGGCAGATCGATGGTCGTGGATCCTTTTTTCGGTGGGAGCGTGCTAACTGTCCAGGAAGCAAAAGAACGGATCGAGCAGACAGCCGGAAGGCCCCTAGTGGTATCGACAGAGTGGCTGCCACGAGCGACTCACCAGCAGTGGTTAGCCCGCATGCTGGTGAATCTTCTTTCTGTATTTACCGCCACGGGACAAGAGCGAAACATGCTGGCGATGCAGGAACTATTGGGACTTCTAGAAAAGTGA
- a CDS encoding M12 family metallo-peptidase, which yields MAKDSNVAHKSGLVEIPVKIAVDDDEPTHRSIWEPRLRERVAAASQILEVNCGVQLEVVGVETWDSNNSTHDFHQSMHEFEREVSSKGVRLVIGFSSQYEVSSGRTHMGGSRGTLFPYILLKERARNVRESHRLELLVHELGHFLGATHSPEPTSVMRPVIDIRQPATFGGRIQFDPVNALLMSLVTDELRERHVPSFGDVSLPTKQRMIEIYEVLAEALPNDPGAAQYKRLVASATSPRLIQEVREVLRQLTQMAKLEKARADKNTAEGVHHAESNLTGDDLTARFVREAAAVVSEFKTHEQSEAMLLALGIFMDTEGALLSFPFTKGLVSQVESEQQRVDREALLGEPTMRGRTDLAKHFFVSAHLAVALGGSNARGVGLAKEVLDANGGTGFSFVDMAANRAGIIFAEKILAGKVEVEQLADGFTVSRYLPELDGLAEGIRGDKLRTQYAKNDGALLNAELQKIEQRILGLPIYQ from the coding sequence ATGGCGAAAGATTCAAACGTCGCACATAAGAGTGGGTTAGTAGAAATTCCTGTCAAAATAGCTGTCGACGACGACGAACCTACGCATCGTTCAATCTGGGAACCACGTTTGCGGGAAAGAGTGGCAGCAGCTTCGCAAATCCTAGAGGTGAATTGTGGCGTTCAACTCGAGGTGGTCGGGGTCGAGACTTGGGACTCTAACAACTCTACGCATGATTTCCATCAATCCATGCATGAGTTCGAGCGTGAAGTCTCATCGAAGGGAGTTCGGCTGGTAATCGGTTTCAGCAGTCAATATGAGGTCAGTTCTGGACGCACCCACATGGGTGGCAGTCGTGGTACTTTGTTTCCCTACATCTTGCTCAAGGAGCGGGCTCGTAACGTGCGGGAGTCTCATCGGCTCGAACTTTTGGTACATGAACTCGGACATTTTCTGGGCGCGACTCACAGTCCAGAACCCACTAGTGTCATGCGACCGGTAATCGATATTCGACAACCAGCGACGTTCGGTGGAAGAATCCAGTTCGATCCGGTGAACGCGTTGTTGATGTCGCTGGTCACTGACGAGTTGCGTGAAAGACATGTCCCTAGCTTTGGAGATGTCTCACTGCCCACCAAGCAGCGTATGATCGAGATTTACGAAGTTTTGGCCGAAGCACTTCCGAATGATCCTGGTGCAGCACAGTACAAGCGGTTGGTAGCTTCAGCCACCTCTCCTCGATTGATTCAGGAAGTAAGAGAAGTACTACGTCAACTCACTCAAATGGCCAAGCTAGAAAAAGCCCGCGCAGATAAGAATACTGCCGAGGGTGTGCATCATGCAGAAAGTAATTTAACTGGCGACGATTTGACAGCTCGCTTTGTACGGGAAGCGGCTGCGGTGGTCAGTGAGTTCAAAACCCACGAACAGTCCGAAGCGATGCTACTTGCCCTAGGGATCTTCATGGACACCGAGGGAGCACTCCTCTCTTTTCCTTTTACCAAAGGTTTGGTATCGCAAGTGGAATCAGAGCAGCAAAGAGTTGATCGTGAAGCTCTGCTCGGAGAACCAACGATGCGCGGCCGCACCGATCTGGCTAAGCATTTCTTCGTCTCAGCCCATTTGGCCGTTGCGCTAGGTGGCTCAAATGCTCGGGGAGTCGGATTGGCCAAAGAGGTCCTCGATGCGAATGGAGGAACAGGATTTAGTTTTGTTGACATGGCAGCAAACCGAGCGGGAATCATCTTTGCTGAAAAGATTCTGGCCGGTAAGGTTGAGGTCGAGCAACTTGCAGACGGATTTACCGTGAGTCGTTATCTACCAGAACTTGACGGCTTGGCCGAAGGGATTCGAGGGGATAAACTTCGCACCCAATATGCGAAAAATGACGGCGCCCTCTTGAACGCAGAATTGCAAAAAATCGAACAGCGCATCTTAGGCTTGCCGATTTATCAGTAG
- a CDS encoding diphosphate--fructose-6-phosphate 1-phosphotransferase yields MGRPKNMVVAQSGGPSCVINSTLRGIVEAARESSEIGSIYGGHHGIEGVLKEELIDLSAQSSEEIALLRFTPAAGSIGTCRYKLKSWQNEDFDRVIEIFKAHDIGYFLYIGGNDSMDTANKVAALGQERGLDLIGVGVPKTIDNDVGDSEFKLIDHTPGYGSCAKYWMHMVQNANEENAGSSPADPVLVLQAMGRKIGFIPAAARLADPNREMPLQIYLAERKVTLEQVADNVNDQLKRDGRAMLVVSEGLDVGDLGEVKDSFGHTSFGASQLTVAQLIVNYLNSTGLAAKGAARCNVSGTDQRNSIGYASVVDLDEAYEVGVKALQLAAAGESGFMSTILRKPGSTYGVTYDKVPLPEVANSERTFPEKWISADGLDVSNDFVDYCKPLVGDTMVSLPMENGRQRLARLKPLFAEQKLGKYVPQADRSKAPA; encoded by the coding sequence ATGGGTCGTCCGAAGAATATGGTTGTCGCGCAAAGTGGCGGCCCGAGTTGTGTGATCAATAGCACGCTGAGAGGTATTGTAGAAGCGGCCCGCGAGTCGTCTGAGATTGGCTCAATCTACGGAGGCCATCACGGCATCGAGGGGGTTTTGAAAGAAGAATTGATCGATCTATCGGCACAATCTTCCGAAGAAATAGCTTTGCTAAGGTTCACTCCTGCTGCCGGTTCAATTGGCACCTGTCGTTACAAACTCAAGAGCTGGCAAAATGAAGATTTCGATCGAGTGATCGAGATCTTCAAGGCCCATGATATTGGATATTTTCTCTACATCGGCGGCAACGATTCGATGGACACGGCCAATAAGGTCGCGGCTCTCGGCCAGGAGCGGGGACTGGATCTCATCGGAGTTGGTGTTCCCAAGACGATTGACAACGACGTTGGCGATAGCGAGTTCAAACTTATCGATCATACCCCCGGCTACGGCTCGTGTGCCAAGTACTGGATGCATATGGTGCAAAATGCCAACGAAGAGAACGCGGGTTCCTCTCCTGCGGATCCTGTCTTGGTATTGCAAGCGATGGGTCGCAAGATCGGGTTCATTCCAGCCGCAGCGAGGTTGGCAGACCCCAATCGTGAGATGCCGTTGCAGATCTATCTTGCAGAGCGAAAGGTGACTTTGGAGCAAGTGGCCGACAATGTAAATGACCAACTCAAACGCGATGGGCGGGCGATGTTGGTTGTAAGCGAAGGGCTCGACGTGGGTGATCTGGGAGAAGTAAAAGATTCTTTCGGTCACACCTCTTTCGGAGCCAGTCAACTCACCGTGGCACAGCTAATCGTCAACTACCTCAACTCAACAGGCCTTGCAGCGAAGGGTGCGGCCCGCTGCAATGTATCAGGCACAGACCAGCGGAACTCCATCGGCTACGCTTCGGTGGTTGATCTCGATGAGGCTTATGAGGTGGGCGTGAAGGCATTGCAACTGGCCGCTGCAGGAGAGAGCGGCTTCATGTCCACGATCCTGCGCAAACCCGGTTCCACCTACGGCGTGACCTATGACAAGGTTCCGCTGCCCGAGGTGGCCAACAGCGAACGGACGTTCCCTGAAAAGTGGATTTCTGCTGATGGGCTCGACGTTTCCAATGACTTCGTCGACTACTGCAAGCCGCTGGTAGGCGATACGATGGTGAGCTTGCCGATGGAAAATGGTCGACAACGTCTCGCCCGTCTCAAGCCACTTTTTGCAGAGCAGAAGCTTGGCAAGTATGTACCGCAGGCTGACCGTAGTAAGGCTCCTGCGTAA
- a CDS encoding HAD family hydrolase — MKDFTPKHEFFVGIDSDGCVFDTMEVKHKECFIPAFVNFYELQGVSKYAREAAEFVNLYSKSRGINRFPALVEQLDWLRRRPEVKARGVRVPRPEGVINWIEQETKLGNPALERATEATGDPDLMKALEWSRAVNEAIADMVRGVPPFPNVKKCLEKLGERSDMLVVSATPNAALEAEWQEHGVADYVRAICGQESGTKKETLVVAGQYDPNKAMMIGDAPGDHKAAVANNCLFFPINPGQEEASWKRLLDEGIDRFFAGTFAGDYQQQLVDEFNQYLPATPPWPVDSK, encoded by the coding sequence ATGAAAGATTTTACCCCCAAGCACGAGTTCTTCGTGGGCATCGATTCCGATGGTTGCGTCTTCGACACCATGGAAGTGAAGCACAAAGAATGTTTCATCCCGGCATTTGTCAACTTCTACGAACTTCAAGGCGTGAGCAAGTATGCCCGCGAAGCAGCCGAGTTTGTGAATCTTTACTCCAAGAGTCGTGGGATCAATCGATTCCCGGCGCTGGTAGAGCAACTCGATTGGTTGCGCCGACGTCCCGAGGTGAAGGCTCGCGGAGTGAGAGTGCCTCGCCCTGAGGGTGTGATTAACTGGATCGAACAGGAAACCAAACTTGGTAACCCTGCCCTGGAAAGAGCAACTGAAGCGACGGGGGATCCAGATCTGATGAAAGCACTGGAATGGTCTCGTGCAGTGAATGAAGCCATCGCCGATATGGTGCGTGGTGTGCCACCGTTTCCGAATGTAAAAAAATGTCTCGAGAAGCTTGGCGAGAGATCAGACATGTTGGTCGTCTCAGCCACACCCAACGCAGCCCTTGAGGCCGAGTGGCAAGAGCATGGCGTGGCTGACTATGTGCGGGCAATCTGTGGCCAAGAGTCGGGCACGAAGAAGGAAACCCTTGTGGTCGCCGGTCAATACGATCCGAACAAAGCGATGATGATTGGCGATGCCCCGGGCGATCACAAAGCCGCCGTGGCCAACAACTGCCTGTTCTTTCCCATCAACCCAGGTCAAGAAGAAGCCAGTTGGAAGCGACTTCTGGATGAAGGAATCGATCGCTTTTTCGCAGGCACCTTTGCAGGTGACTACCAACAACAGCTAGTAGATGAGTTTAATCAGTACCTCCCCGCCACCCCGCCCTGGCCAGTGGACTCAAAATAA
- the gnd gene encoding decarboxylating NADP(+)-dependent phosphogluconate dehydrogenase: MSELCDFGLIGLAVMGENLALNVESRGYRVAVFNRTTSKVDDLMAGRAKGKQFVGCHSLEDLVSSLKTPRQVMMMVKAGPAVDDLIETLIPLLSPGDILIDGGNTFYADTERRTKYVESKGLLYCGTGVSGGEEGALLGPSMMPGGSEAAWPHVKPIFQAIAAKVGPNDDIPCCEWVGPRGAGHYVKMVHNGIEYGDMQMICEAYFLLTEGLGLSNEELYDVFEDWYQGELNSYLIEITRDIFSVMDDDGGYLVDKIMDRAGAKGTGKWMSQLALDLGVPSTLVTEAVYARCLSAMKEARVRASKVLSGPNPKYSGDKTNFIEQIRDALYASKICSYAQGFVQMQAAAIEHDWPLNFGDCAMLWRGGCIIRAVFLDRIKEAFDADPKLENLLLAPYFQEAVERSQDGWRHVVASAAQLGIPTPAFSAALAYYDGYRRERLPANLLQAQRDYFGAHTFERLDKPGTFHAEWIQLRKKPKQ, encoded by the coding sequence ATGTCAGAACTTTGTGATTTTGGACTGATCGGTCTCGCCGTGATGGGTGAAAATCTAGCACTGAACGTCGAAAGCCGTGGCTATCGCGTGGCCGTGTTTAATCGTACTACATCGAAGGTCGACGACCTCATGGCAGGCCGAGCCAAGGGAAAGCAATTCGTTGGCTGTCACAGTTTGGAAGATCTGGTCAGCTCGCTCAAGACACCCCGTCAGGTAATGATGATGGTCAAAGCAGGACCCGCAGTGGATGACCTGATCGAAACCCTTATCCCCCTCTTGTCACCCGGCGATATTCTCATCGACGGGGGCAATACTTTTTATGCGGACACCGAACGTCGTACCAAGTATGTCGAAAGCAAAGGACTACTCTATTGCGGCACAGGTGTCTCTGGAGGTGAGGAAGGCGCTTTGCTAGGTCCTAGCATGATGCCTGGTGGAAGCGAGGCCGCTTGGCCCCATGTTAAACCAATCTTCCAAGCTATCGCGGCCAAGGTCGGTCCGAACGATGATATCCCCTGTTGCGAATGGGTCGGACCGCGTGGCGCCGGTCACTACGTCAAGATGGTGCACAACGGCATCGAGTACGGCGATATGCAGATGATCTGTGAAGCCTACTTTCTCTTGACTGAAGGCTTGGGGCTTTCCAACGAAGAGTTGTACGACGTTTTTGAAGATTGGTACCAGGGTGAACTCAACAGCTACTTGATCGAAATCACACGTGACATCTTTAGCGTCATGGACGACGACGGCGGCTACTTGGTCGACAAGATCATGGATCGTGCCGGAGCCAAGGGGACCGGCAAGTGGATGAGCCAGTTGGCCCTGGACCTCGGTGTCCCCAGCACCTTGGTGACCGAGGCCGTCTATGCGCGTTGCCTGTCGGCCATGAAGGAAGCCCGGGTGCGAGCGAGCAAGGTGCTTTCGGGACCAAATCCAAAATACTCTGGCGACAAAACCAATTTCATCGAGCAGATTCGTGATGCCCTGTATGCCTCAAAGATTTGCAGCTATGCCCAGGGATTTGTGCAAATGCAGGCTGCGGCGATTGAGCACGACTGGCCCTTGAACTTTGGCGATTGTGCCATGCTGTGGCGTGGTGGTTGTATTATACGTGCCGTTTTCCTTGATCGCATTAAGGAAGCTTTTGATGCAGATCCGAAGTTGGAGAATCTGCTGCTAGCTCCTTACTTCCAAGAGGCTGTCGAGCGATCTCAAGATGGCTGGCGACACGTGGTTGCATCGGCAGCACAATTGGGCATCCCAACCCCCGCCTTCTCGGCCGCCCTAGCCTACTACGATGGTTACCGCCGCGAGCGACTACCAGCCAATCTGCTCCAGGCTCAGCGCGACTATTTCGGTGCACATACATTCGAGCGTCTCGACAAACCGGGTACTTTCCACGCGGAATGGATTCAGCTGCGGAAGAAGCCCAAGCAATGA
- a CDS encoding SDR family oxidoreductase, translating into MTSEYLQKQFGLDGQVSVVIGGTGVIGGALCDGLAQAGAHVVVAGRSEERGQARVQAIEKLGGKASFSSVDATSRESLQQLLDTVIGEHGRVDSLINGTGVNSATPYLEITDEELQRIFDANFMGTHLACQIFIPQMVKQGGGSILNIGSVTCFLPLSRVYMYAATKAAILNLTQNTAREFAPQKIRINCLCPGFFPAEQNRKILSPERTESIMRHTPMDRFGLPEELVGAALLLLSPKAGSFITGTAIYVDGGFTAMTI; encoded by the coding sequence ATGACCTCGGAATATTTGCAGAAACAATTTGGCCTCGATGGGCAGGTGTCCGTTGTGATCGGTGGCACGGGAGTGATCGGGGGGGCATTGTGTGATGGCCTGGCTCAGGCGGGTGCGCACGTCGTAGTGGCTGGGCGCAGCGAGGAACGTGGTCAGGCACGTGTCCAAGCGATTGAGAAGCTAGGAGGTAAAGCATCTTTCTCTTCCGTGGATGCCACTTCGCGAGAATCTCTGCAACAACTGCTCGACACCGTGATTGGCGAGCATGGCCGTGTCGATTCCTTAATCAACGGCACAGGGGTTAACTCCGCAACTCCTTACCTGGAAATCACCGACGAAGAACTACAACGTATTTTCGACGCAAACTTCATGGGAACGCATCTGGCCTGTCAGATCTTTATTCCTCAAATGGTCAAGCAAGGAGGCGGATCGATTCTTAACATCGGCAGTGTCACTTGCTTTCTTCCGTTGTCGCGTGTCTACATGTACGCCGCCACCAAGGCTGCCATACTGAACCTTACACAAAACACGGCCCGGGAATTTGCGCCTCAGAAAATACGGATTAACTGCCTCTGTCCTGGATTTTTTCCTGCCGAACAGAATCGCAAGATCCTTAGCCCCGAACGAACTGAGAGTATCATGAGGCACACTCCGATGGATCGATTTGGTTTGCCTGAAGAACTTGTTGGCGCGGCACTCCTGCTGCTCTCTCCAAAAGCAGGAAGTTTTATTACGGGGACTGCGATTTACGTCGATGGTGGGTTCACGGCGATGACAATTTAA
- the zwf gene encoding glucose-6-phosphate dehydrogenase, producing the protein MAATIVIFGASGDLTSRKLIPALYQLYRKGRLSSTLNIVGVSRTKFTHAEWREELARSTEKFVGESFNSENWEQFAERIYYQPGDIGQPDDFTSLSKFLDELEGGETCTRVYYLSTAPRFYQPAIEQLGQAGMSCESNGPRRVVIEKPFGTDLKSARELNRVTHEVFAEQQVYRIDHYLGKETVQNLLVLRFGNTIFEPIWNRNYIDHVQITVAEEVDVGSRAGYYDSAGVVRDMVQNHLLQLLMVAAMEAPVRYEADSIRNEKVKVLHAIRPLETEQIRDYTFRGQYRGYTSSKGVEPTSRTPTFAALKLWIDNWRWQGVPFYLRSGKAMSCRTTQIVIQFHCPPHNLFENSPTSLGESNRLVIQVQPAEGIQLHFQTKVPDAGMKMRQTDLNFNYQKEFRGAIPEAYERLLLDALEGDASLFARADEVEAAWKVCDPILEAWTARDKPTLFMYDPGFWGPDECREWMLAQGREWFDTCPLLG; encoded by the coding sequence ATGGCCGCGACTATTGTTATCTTTGGCGCTTCGGGCGATTTGACGAGTCGCAAGTTGATACCTGCCTTGTATCAACTCTATCGCAAAGGAAGGCTCTCATCGACTTTAAACATCGTTGGGGTCTCGCGAACGAAGTTTACTCACGCCGAGTGGAGGGAGGAGCTTGCCCGATCCACCGAAAAGTTTGTGGGAGAATCGTTTAACTCCGAGAATTGGGAACAGTTTGCTGAGAGAATCTACTATCAGCCGGGCGACATCGGACAACCGGACGATTTTACCTCGCTTTCTAAGTTCTTAGACGAACTCGAAGGTGGCGAAACCTGCACACGCGTCTATTACCTCTCTACAGCTCCCCGGTTCTACCAACCGGCGATTGAGCAGCTGGGCCAGGCGGGAATGTCTTGCGAATCCAACGGTCCCCGCCGTGTCGTGATCGAAAAACCGTTTGGAACGGATTTGAAGAGTGCCCGGGAACTCAACCGGGTCACACATGAGGTCTTTGCCGAACAACAGGTCTACCGAATTGACCATTATTTGGGCAAAGAAACCGTGCAGAACTTGTTGGTTCTCCGCTTCGGCAACACGATTTTTGAGCCGATTTGGAATCGCAACTACATCGACCATGTTCAGATCACAGTGGCCGAGGAAGTCGATGTCGGAAGCCGTGCTGGGTACTACGATTCGGCCGGCGTTGTGCGCGACATGGTACAAAACCATCTGCTGCAACTATTGATGGTGGCGGCAATGGAAGCACCCGTGCGGTATGAAGCTGATTCCATCCGAAACGAAAAGGTGAAGGTGCTTCACGCTATTCGCCCCCTTGAGACTGAGCAAATCCGCGATTACACCTTCCGAGGGCAGTATCGTGGATACACGAGCTCGAAGGGTGTTGAACCAACTAGCCGCACACCAACCTTTGCTGCACTCAAGCTGTGGATCGACAACTGGCGCTGGCAGGGGGTGCCGTTTTATCTCCGCAGCGGCAAGGCGATGTCCTGCCGCACGACGCAGATTGTGATCCAGTTCCACTGTCCTCCGCACAATCTGTTTGAGAACAGCCCCACCAGCTTGGGTGAGTCAAACCGCTTGGTGATCCAGGTCCAACCTGCCGAGGGGATCCAACTCCATTTTCAAACGAAAGTACCAGATGCCGGCATGAAGATGCGTCAGACCGACCTGAATTTCAACTATCAAAAGGAATTTCGCGGGGCGATTCCCGAAGCTTATGAACGATTGCTGCTCGATGCGCTCGAAGGTGATGCCAGCCTGTTCGCCCGGGCCGACGAGGTAGAAGCCGCCTGGAAGGTTTGCGACCCGATTCTGGAAGCTTGGACGGCTCGCGACAAACCAACCCTGTTCATGTACGACCCAGGCTTCTGGGGCCCCGATGAGTGTCGTGAATGGATGCTTGCTCAAGGACGAGAGTGGTTTGATACTTGTCCGCTATTGGGGTGA
- a CDS encoding AbrB/MazE/SpoVT family DNA-binding domain-containing protein: MFTVEITDVGDSLGIVFTDEMLKKLGVGKGDKVLVLETYDGLKLIPYDAEFERQFKVAEKVMDKERDVLRKLAEH; encoded by the coding sequence ATGTTCACAGTCGAAATAACCGATGTCGGAGATTCCTTGGGAATCGTTTTCACGGATGAAATGCTAAAGAAGCTGGGAGTCGGCAAAGGGGATAAAGTGCTTGTCTTGGAAACTTACGATGGCCTAAAACTCATCCCTTACGATGCAGAATTTGAAAGACAGTTTAAGGTTGCCGAGAAAGTAATGGACAAAGAACGTGATGTACTTCGCAAATTAGCCGAGCACTAA